A genomic region of Manihot esculenta cultivar AM560-2 chromosome 15, M.esculenta_v8, whole genome shotgun sequence contains the following coding sequences:
- the LOC110607299 gene encoding cytochrome P450 CYP749A22, whose amino-acid sequence MGTLEVTIYVSSCGVCFFFLSFLFNLFTKLWRTPIRIQSMMRSQGIQGPAYKFYYGNTREIINMATNDFSNPKKISHQNVFPTVVPHIYSWVNLYGMSYLSWHGPEAHLVITEPNLVKEIFNNKDGAFPKPEAEEYVKKLLGDGIVTTRGEKWFNLRKISNHAFHADCLKGMISAMIASVEMMLGRWKRGGDKEIDAFQEFKLLTSEIISRTAFGSSYLEGQHIFDMLMSIAVIINRNKYKIRIPGISNLVRSADDVESEKLENGIRDSIINMTKRREEAAKSSDGYGSDFLGLLLKAHHEDNSDSRISVEDLIDECKTFYVAGHETTSSSLTWTLLLLAMHTDWQDKARNEVIELFGLQNPTPDDLPRLKIMHMIINEALRLYPPVVNIPRQVKRQVRLGKLMLPENMIIEIPVLAVHHNPQIWGEDVHVFKPERFAEGVAKATNNNIGAYLPFGLGPRGCVGSNFAVTETKIALSMILQHYELRLSPTYVHLPVPLLTMCPQYGLQIMLQPLHRG is encoded by the exons ATGGGAACCCTTGAGGTAACCATCTATGTATCAAGCTGTGGTGTGTGTTTCTTCTTtctatcttttctcttcaacTTGTTTACAAAACTATGGCGGACTCCAATTCGTATACAATCCATGATGAGATCACAAGGAATACAAGGCCCTGCTTACAAATTCTACTATGGAAACACCAGAGAGATCATCAATATGGCCACTAATGACTTCAGTAATCCCAAGAAAATATCTCATCAGAATGTTTTCCCCACTGTGGTTCCACATATTTATTCATGGGTCAATCTCTATG GTATGAGTTACCTGAGTTGGCATGGTCCTGAAGCTCACCTGGTGATCACAGAACCAAACCTGGTTAAAGAGATATTCAACAATAAAGATGGAGCATTTCCTAAACCAGAAGCTGAAGAGTATGTTAAGAAGCTTTTAGGAGATGGAATCGTAACAACCAGAGGAGAGAAATGGTTCAACCTTCGTAAAATATCTAATCATGCTTTCCATGCAGACTGCTTGAAG gGAATGATTTCAGCGATGATTGCAAGTGTGGAAATGATGCTAGGAAGATGGAAAAGAGGTGGTGATAAGGAGATTGATGCTTTCCAAGAATTCAAGCTTTTAACATCAGAAATAATTTCCAGGACAGCTTTTGGAAGCAGCTACTTGGAAGGACAACACATATTTGATATGCTAATGAGTATTGCTGTCATCATAAATAGAAACAAGTATAAAATCAGAATTCCTGGAATTAG CAACCTTGTGAGATCAGCAGATGATGTTGAATCAGAAAAGCTGGAAAATGGGATAAGAGATTCCATCATAAATATGACGAAGAGAAGAGAGGAAGCAGCAAAATCATCAGACGGGTATGGAAGTGATTTTCTTGGATTACTTTTGAAGGCACATCATGAAGATAATTCTGACAGCAGAATATCAGTTGAAGACCTGATTGATGAGTGCAAAACCTTTTACGTTGCTGGACATGAAACGACTTCAAGCTCGCTCACCTGGACTCTTCTTCTTCTAGCCATGCACACAGATTGGCAAGATAAAGCTAGAAATGAAGTCATTGAATTATTTGGTCTGCAAAATCCAACCCCAGATGATCTCCCAAGATTGAAGATA ATGCACATGATTATCAATGAAGCTCTGCGGCTATATCCTCCAGTTGTTAATATCCCAAGGCAAGTCAAAAGGCAAGTCAGATTGGGGAAGCTAATGCTTCCTGAAAATATGATAATAGAAATTCCAGTTCTTGCAGTTCATCACAATCCTCAAATATGGGGAGAAGATGTTCATGTTTTCAAGCCAGAGAGATTTGCAGAAGGTGTGGCTAAAGCAACAAATAACAATATCGGTGCCTATCTTCCATTTGGGTTGGGACCCAGAGGTTGTGTGGGGTCCAACTTTGCAGTTACAGAGACAAAGATTGCGCTGTCAATGATTCTGCAGCATTATGAGCTTAGGCTTTCACCAACTTATGTTCACTTACCTGTTCCCCTTCTCACTATGTGTCCACAATATGGACTACAAATCATGCTCCAGCCATTACACCGTGGGTGA